The following coding sequences lie in one Homo sapiens chromosome 6 genomic scaffold, GRCh38.p14 alternate locus group ALT_REF_LOCI_5 HSCHR6_MHC_MCF_CTG1 genomic window:
- the OR5V1 gene encoding olfactory receptor 5V1 (The RefSeq protein has 1 substitution compared to this genomic sequence), with amino-acid sequence MERKNQTAITEFIILGFSNLNELQFLLFTIFFLTYFCTLGGNILIILTTVTDPHLHTPMYYFLGNLAFIDICYTTSNVPQMMVHLLSKKKSISYVGCVVQLFAFVFFVGSECLLLAAMAYDRYIAICNPLRYSVILSKVLCNQLAASCWAAGFLNSVVHTVLTFCLPFCGNNQINYFFCDIPPLLILSCGNTSVNELALLSTGVFIGWTPFLCIVLSYICIISTILRIQSSEGRRKAFSTCASHLAIVFLFYGSAIFTYVRPISTYSLKKDRLVSVLYSVVTPMLNPIIYTLRNKDIKEAVKTIGSKWQPPISSLDSKLTY; translated from the coding sequence ATGGAAAGAAAGAATCAAACAGCTATAACTGAATTCATCATCTTGGGATTCTCCAACCTAAATGAATGGCAGTTTTTACTATTCACCATCTTCTTTCTGACTTATTTCTGTACTTTGGGAGGAAATATATTAATTATCTTGACGACTGTGACTGATCCACACCTGCATACACCTATGTATTATTTTCTAGGGAACTTGGCCTTTATTGACATCTGCTACACCACCAGCAATGTCCCCCAGATGATGGTGCACctcctctcaaagaaaaaaagcatttcttatgtggggtgtgtggttcaactttttgcatttgttttctttgtaggaTCAGAGTGTCTCCTACTGGCAGCAATGGCATATGATCGTTACATTGCAATCTGCAATCCTTTAAGGTATTCAGTTATTCTGAGCAAGGTTCTATGCAATCAATTAGCAGCCTCATGCTGGGCTGCTGGTTTCCTTAACTCAGTGGTGCATACAGTGTTGACATTCTGCCTGCCCTTCTGTGGCAACAATCAGATTAATTACTTCTTCTGTGACATCCCCCCTTTGCTGATCTTGTCTTGTGGAAACACTTCTGTCAATGAGTTGGCACTGCTATCCACTGGGGTCTTCATTGGTTGGACTCCTTTCCTTTGTATCGTACTTTCCTACATTTGCATAATCTCCACCATCTTGAGGATCCAGTCCTCAGAGGGAAGACGAAAAGCCTTTTCTACATGTGCCTCCCACCTGGCCattgtctttctcttttatgGCAGCGCCATCTTTACATATGTACGGCCCATCTCAACTTACTCATTAAAGAAAGATAGGTTGGTTTCAGTGTTGTACAGTGTTGTTACCCCCATGCTAAACCCTATAATTTACACATTGAGGAATAAGGACATCAAAGAAGCTGTCAAAACTATAGGGAGCAAGTGGCAGCCACCAATTTCCTCTTTGGATAGTAAACTCACTTATTGA
- the OR12D3 gene encoding olfactory receptor 12D3, whose translation MENVTTMNEFLLLGLTGVQELQPFFFGIFLIIYLINLIGNGSILVMVVLEPQLHSPMYFFLGNLSCLDISYSSVTLPKLLVNLVCSRRAISFLGCITQLHFFHFLGSTEAILLAIMAFDRFVAICNPLRYTVIMNPQVCILLAAAAWLISFFYALMHSVMTAHLSFCGSQKLNHFFYDVKPLLELACSDTLLNQWLLSIVTGSISMGAFFLTLLSCFYVIGFLLFKNRSCRILHKALSTCASHFMVVCLFYGPVGFTYIRPASATSMIQDRIMAIMYSAVTPVLNPLIYTLRNKEVMMALKKIFGRKLFKDWQQHH comes from the coding sequence ATGGAGAATGTCACTACAATGAATGAGTTTCTTCTACTTGGCCTGACTGGTGTTCAGGAGCTGCAGCCTttcttctttgggattttcttaATCATTTACCTGATAAACTTGATTGGAAATGGATCTATATTGGTGATGGTTGTTTTGGAACCACAACTCCACTCccctatgtatttttttctgggaaaCCTTTCTTGTCTGGATATTTCTTATTCTTCAGTGACACTGCCCAAGCTGCTCGTAAACCTCGTGTGCAGTCGCAGGGCTATATCTTTTCTAGGCTGTATCACCCAGCTACACTTCTTCCACTTTTTGGGAAGCACAGAGGCCATTTTACTGGCTATCATGGCCTTTGACCGTTTTGTTGCCATCTGCAATCCTCTTCGCTACACTGTCATCATGAACCCCCAGGTGTGTATTCTGTTGGCAGCTGCAGCCTGGCTCATCAGCTTCTTTTACGCTCTGATGCATTCTGTCATGACTGCACACCTGAGTTTTTGTGGCTCTCAGAAACTCAATCACTTCTTCTACGATGTCAAGCCGCTCTTAGAATTGGCCTGTAGTGACACATTACTCAATCAATGGCTTCTTTCCATTGTCACAGGCAGCATATCCATGGGAGCTTTCTTTCTGACTCTTCTCTCCTGCTTCTATGTAATTGGCTTCCTTCTGTTTAAGAACAGGTCCTGCAGAATACTCCACAAGGCTCTGTCCACTTGTGCCTCCCATTTTATGGTGGTATGTCTTTTCTATGGACCTGTGGGCTTCACATATATTcgtcctgcttcagccacctccatgattcagGACCGGATAATGGCCATCATGTATAGCGCCGTCACCCCTGTACTGAATCCACTAATCTACACCCTTAGGAACAAAGAAGTGATGATGGCTCTGAAGAAAATCTTTGGTAGGAAGTTGTTTAAAGACTGGCAGCAACACCACTAG